CGCTGCAGCCGCTTCGCGGCCGCGGCGGAGCCGTCCGCGACGATCACCATCCCGGCGTGCAGGGAGTAGCCGATGCCGACGCCGCCGCCATGGTGCAGCGACACCCACGAGGCCCCCCCGCAGGCGTTTATCAGCGCGTTGAGGTAGACCCAGTCGGCCACGGCGTCGCTGCCGTCGCGCATCCCCTCGGTCTCCCGGTTGGGCGAGGCCACGCTGCCGCAGTCGAGATGGTCCCGGCCGATGACGACCGGCGCGGAGACCTCGCCCCTCGCGACGAGATCGTTGATCGCCAGGCCGAGGCGGGCGCGGTCGCCGTAGCCGAGCCAGCAGATGCGCGCCGGCAGGCCCTGGAACCGCACCTGCTCGCCGGCCAGGCGGATCCAGCGGGCCAGGCCGGGATCCGGATCGAACTCCTCGAGGATGAAGCGGTCGATTCGCCGGATGTCTGCGGGATCGCCCGACAGGGCCGCCCAGCGAAACGGCCCCTTGCCCTCGCAAAACAGCGGCCGGATGTACGCGGGCACGAAGCCCGGGTAGGCGAAGGCGTCCGCCACGCCGGCATCCTTGGCGACCTGCCGCAGGTTGTTGCCGTAGTCGAAGGCCACCGCGCCGCGGGCGCGCATCCCGAGGATCGCCCTTACGTGGGCCGCCGCCGACCGGCCGACCCGCGCCAGGTAGGCACCGTGGTCGGCCGCCGAACTCTCCCGGGCCTCCTCCAGGGACATGCCGGCCGGAATGTAGCCGCGCAGGGGATCGTGCGCCGACGTCTGGTCGGTCACCGCGTCGGGGATGACTCCGCGCTCCAGGAGCGCGGGCGCGATCTCGCTGATGTTTCCCGGCAGGGCGATCGAGAGGGGCTCCTTGCGCGCCGTCGCCTCGCGCACGCGGGCCAGGGCCTCGTCGAGATCCCGGGCGGACGCCATCACGTAGCCCGTCTCGAGGCGGCGCTGGATGCGCGTCTGGTCTACTTCGACGGCCAGGACCACGCCGCCGTTCATCGTCACGGCGAGCGGCTGCGCGCCGCCCATGCCGCCCAGGCCAGCGGTCAGCACCCAGCGCCCGGCAAGGGTTCCGCCGAAGTGCCGTTCGGCCACCGCCCTGAACGTCTCGTAGGTCCCCTGCAGGATGCCCTGCGTGCCGATGTAGATCCAGGACCCGGCGGTCATCTGGCCGAACATGATCAGGCCCTCGGCTTCGAGGTGGCGGAAGTGCTCCCAGGTGGCCCAGTGCGGTACCAGGTTGCTGTTGGCCAGCAGCACGCGCGGGGCGTCGGCATGGCTCTTGAAGACGCCCACCGGCTTTCCCGACTGGATCAGCAGCGTCTCGTCGTCCTGCAGGGCGCGGAGTTCCCGCACGATCGCCCGGAGGCAATCCCAGTCGCGAGCGGCCTTGCCCGAACCGCCGTACACGATCAGTTCGGCGGGGTGCTCGGCCACCTCCGGATCGAGGTTGTTGAGGAGCATCCGCAATGCCGCCTCCTGCAACCAGCCCTTGCAGGACAAGGCGCTCCCGCGCGGCGCCCGGAGGGGAACACCCGCTTGCCCGGCAAGTAGCTCCTCGACCCCTGATCCCGTGGTGATGTGAGTTGCAGCCATGATTGCGGAGCTTACCTGCTTCTAAAGTTTTTAGAAAGGCGTTGCGGCCCCCTAGGGGACGGGTATTGTGAAGGAAGAGTAAGGTGCACGCGGGGAGGGAACCCACCGCAACTTGGGGAAGCTCATTCTCGTCGCGGATCCGTCCGGGCCGCTACGTCGCAATCTTTCGGCCATGCTAGTCGGCGAGGGATACGACTGCGTCACGGCTTCTGACGGCGTCGAGGCGCTGGCGACGGCCATCATGCAGACTCCCGACTGCATCCTGGTGGATCCGGTGATCCCGGGGATCGACGGCCCCCTGCTCTGCCAGGCCCTGCGCGCCAATCCCAAGACCTCCCTGGTCCCCGTGATCTTCATGTCGGCCGACTACTCCATGGATCTCCTCCAGACGGCCCTGGAATCGGGCGCGATGGACTACTTGCAGAAGCCCCTCGACGGGAAGGTCCTGCTGGCGCGCCTCCTGCGCTGCACCAGCGAGCAATACGTGATGGGGCAGGCGCTCTTCCTGATCGCCGACGAGTGCCCCATTTCGTTCCCCACGACGGTACAGTCGCACGCGGTGACCAGGGTGTACGTCGAGAAGCCGAGCTGGGGGGACGAACTCGACCCGTTCTTCGCGCCCGGCACCTTCGCGGAGCTGCACCATGCCGCGGCGGATTTCAGCATCTACCGGCGCCGGGTCATCCTGGGTCGCTCGATTCCCGGCGAGCCGCCCCAGCTGGAGATCCATGTCGCCAGCGGCGTGTATCGCGGCCAGAAGCGCCAGCTCTTCAGGAAGCCCGCAAGTCTCCCCGTCAGGTACAAGCTCCCCAACAGCTTCTTCCGCGTGGCGACCGTGCTGGACATCGGCGGCTACGGCCTCCGGCTCTCGGGCGTGCACGAGAGCGCCGCCGTGGAAGACGAGATCCTCATCGAGATGCGCAGCCCCGAGGCCATGAGCGGCGTGACCGCCAAGATCGCCTGGCGCACCCCGGCCGAGGGCGAAGGCCCTTGCGAGGTCGGCGTGACGCTGCCCGACGAACTCGACCCGAACTGGATCGTCACCCTGACCATGCACCTGTTTCGCGACCAGATCCAGCCGATCGGCGAGGCGGCGACCGCTACGGGTTAGAGCGGCGCGGGTAAGAGTGTCCTGTGAAACGCAGAGGACACCTGGCGGTCGCGACGATCGCGCTCGCGGCGGCCGCGAGCCCGGTCCAGGCATTCGAGTGGACGGTGCCGGCCAGCTTCCACCTCCTGAGCCTCAAGGGCGCGGAGAACCATGACTTCATGGGCCTGGCCGTGCCCGTCATCTGGCTGGGGGGCCCGATCGGCCCGCTGGCCCTGCACTTCGCCGGGGGCTACGCGTACCAGCGCGAGCGCCTGATCGGCGACAGCTACAACTTCGTGACGCTGCAGGCCAGCCTGAACCTCGAGGTGCCGATCGGGCCGCTCGTGCCCTACGTCGGCGTCGAAGGCCAGGGCTGGTATCCGATCGACGCGCGAGGCTACCTTCATGGCATCCCGCTGATGGCCGCACCGCACGCCGGTCTGCGATTCTCGCTCCTCGGGCTGGCCGGCCTCGACGTGTGGGCCTTCGGCCTGCCCGGCATGCCTGACGCGCAGAACGTCTGGAACGTCAGCGACGGCGCGGGCCGGCCGTACGTCGGCTCGACGCTGGGCGCGGGCGCCCGCTTCACCCTCAACCTATAGGCGGGTGAGGAAGGACGCCAGGGCCGCGACCACTCGCGGATCCCAGACCGTCCCGGACCCCGCCTCGAGCTCTTCGAGGGTCTTGCGCAAGCCCAGGGACTTGCGGAACGGCCGATCGCTCATCATGCTCCGGAATGCGTGGAGCACGCCCACGATGCGCGAGCTGAGCGGAATCGCCTCTCCCGCCAGGCCAGACGGGTAGCCCTTGCCGTCCCACCGCTCGTGGTGGAAGAGGACTATCTCGGCCACGTGGTGCAGGTTGCCGGACTTGAGGATCTGGAACCCCAGCTTCGGGTGATTGCGCATCGCCCGCCAGTCGGCGGCGCCCAGCGGTTCGGCCTTGAGGATCACGCCTTCGGGCACGCCTATCTTGCCCACGTCGCAGAACCGCGCCGCAAGCTGGATGTTCTCGATGTCGCCCTGGGCGGCCCCCAAGGCCCGCCCGAGCACGGCGGCGAGGTCGGCTATCTCGCGGGCCGGCATCTGGGGGTACGGATCCTTTTCTTCGAGCACCGCGCAGAGGGATTCGACCATGCCGATGTAGGTCTCCTGCCGGGAGGCGCGCAGGGCCCGCACTTCGAAGATCGGCGGGGTCACCTCCTCGTTAGCCCGCTGGATCCGGTTGCCGCCGCCCTTGTGGGCCTTGCGCATCGCGCCCAGCGCCTTGTCGAGGACCACGCGGCCCGTGGCGTCCGTCAACTGCGCCTCCGCCAGGCCCACGCTCGCCGTGATCGCCCCGCCCGTATCGCTGGGGAAGGCGAGCGAGGCGACCGCGCGACGCACGCGTTCGGCCACGAACAGGCCGCCGTCCTGGTCGGTGAAGGGCAGGATGAGGCCGACCACCTCGCTTCCCACCCGGGCCACCAGGTCGATCTCACGGGACTTGCCCTTGATCGTCGTGCACACCTGCCGGAAGACCTCGTCGGCCGACTCGACCCCGGCCACCTGCCGGAAGCGCTCCAGGCCGTCCATCATCACGACGAGCACGGACAGCGAATGCCCGTACCGGCGAGAGACCTGGAACTCCCGCTCGAGGGCGTCCATGAAGTAATCGCGGGTGTACAGGCCGGTCGTGCCGTCGGTGATGGACGCGGCGCGGCCCGCGCGCTGGAAGATGAGCGCCGTCTCCACCTCGGCTAGCCGGCGCCGCTGCTGTTCCAGTCGGCTGCCGGTCAGCAGCACGGTGGCGATGCGCGCCGCCACGCCACCGGCGATGGCCTCCGCCGCTTCGGGGAACGGCTCGTCGCCCCGCCGGAGGTAGACGACGCCCAGATCGTAAGTACCGGCCTGGATGGGCGCGACCAGGGCGTAATCGCTGTCCGATAGCTGCATGCGGAGGGGCTCGCCCCGGTGCTCGGCTGCCGCGATGGCGTCGTCGCGCGCCCGGGAGGCGTCCAGGTGCTCCTGCCCCCGGGCGTCCGATCCGGCCAGCACGAGCGTGCCGCCCTGGAGCACCCAGCCCTCGGCGGCCTGCAGGTCCAAGGTGAGTTGCCGCAGGAGACCGGACAGGATGCGGTCGACGCCGGTCGGGCGCCCGACCACGAGCCCGAGGCCGTCGATCGCCTCGAGCAGGGCCTCGATCTCGGCGATGCGGAGTTCCATGTCGGCGCCGTCCAAGGCGCATGCCACATACAACCCCGCGCCCTCGAGCAACGCCGCGTCGCGTTCCTCGAACCATCCCTGAGGAGCCTCCGCGTAGAAGACGCCCCGCACGGTCCCGGCGGACCGGATGGGGATCGCGAGCGCGGACCGGGTCGATCCGTCGGTTCCACCGACCTCGGGCTGGAGCCGGCTCGCGCCCGCGGCCTGGGCCTCGGCGGCGAGCGCCGCGCCCCCGCGCAGGGTCTCGGCCGCGTCCTCCGCCGGCCAGGCCGCCGACTCCCCTGTCGCGGCGAGGCACATGCCGCGATCGCCTCCGACAGCCTGCGTCAAGACGCGGGCCGCCGCGGCCAGCAACGCCGGCAGATCGGGAGCTCCGAGCACGTCCCGGGCGAGGTGCGCGGCCACCTCGGCGTGCCCCTGCCGCTGGCGTACCGGAGCGAAGGTCTGCGCGAGGAGTCCTTCGTCCTCGCTGGCCGCGAGTTCGAGCAGGCCCGGCGCCTCGTCCATGGCGGAACGGTGGAGCACGATGTCCCGGATCGGGCTGCTCGGCTCCACCCGGGCCTCCAGCTCGTCCACCGCCGCCAGGCCGCGCCGGTGCTCCACCGCGACGAACGCCTCGCGCGCCTTCCCGAGGCATTCGGCGGCGTGATCGTAGTTGCCCATCTTCACGAACAGCCGCACCCGAGCCAGCCACGCCCACGCCTCCTGGACGCGGTTGCCGGTCGCCTCGGACTTGTCGACCGCCTGGCGCAGGTAGCTGATCGCGTTCTTGAAATCCTTCTCGGCCATGGCGACCTCGGCCATCAGCCGCAATGTGGCCGGCTCCTCGCTGGGATTGCGGAACTTGGCTTCGGTGGCTCGCAGGTGCGCTTCGATCGCGATGCCCTTCACGCGGTTGAGCATCGTCGGCCCGCTCTGCGGCAGGAGCATCTCGCCCAGGGTCACCAGCGCCTGGGTGAGCAAAAACGACTTGGCCTTGCGCAGCGCGAGCACGCAGTCCTCGAGGGGCTGGATCTCGCCGGCCTCGGCCTGCTCCAGCGCCTTGATCAGCTGCAGCGTGGTCGTCGTGACCGGATCGGAGGCAGAGGCCACCTCGAGCACCACTTCCTCGTAGACCCGCGGAACGCGGGCCTCGAAGAGGGTCCAGAGACGGGCGTGATTGGCCCAGCGCGCCGTCGGGCGCCCGCTCCACTCCTCACCATGCCGGAAGGCGACCTCCTCCATGGCGCGCCAGCGTCCCTGCCGCGCGAGCCGCAGGAGCCGCGGCAACTCGGGGGTGAAGCCAAGGGAAGGCGCCACTTCGGCCAGGAGGTCGGGCTCGTCTTCCAGCACGTGGGTCGTCTCGCCCTTGAGCGCCGACACCAGGTCGATTAGAAAACGCGCCTCGGTTTCGAGGATCTTGCCGGGCAGGGACCGTCGCGCCTTTTGCCTCACGAGCGCGTCCAGGGCGTCCTGCGCGAGCTTGGTCGCCCGCGGGAAGAAGCCCGCCTCCACCTGGAACCGCGCCAGGAGCACCGTGAGTTCGGGAAGAGCCCCTGGCTCCTTCGCCAGGCGCTGCGAGAGCACCTCCAGCAACTCCTCGGCGCGCTCGTAATTGCCGCGCGTCCCCTCGGCCACCGCGAGCGCGCGGGTGGCGGTCAGGAGCCGCTCCTCCGGGCTGGCGTTGCGCGTGATGAGGTGCTTCGGGCTGTAGAGTTGCCCGCGAATGCGGTCGGAGATGGGGGCCGGCAAGTAGCTGGCCAGGCGTCGCAGCGTGCGCGTGCGGCTGGGGACCAGGCGCGTCTCGACCATCTCCTGGAGCTCTTTGAGCACTGCCTCGAGCATGGAGGCCGCCCGGTCGGGATCGGTCTGGGAGAGCATGGTCCCGAAAGCCTCGCGGCAGGCGGTCAGCAGGCCCCGATCCTCGGGGTCGTTTATCGCTTCCATGAAGCCGATGGCTTGGCCCAGGAAGCCCGCCGCCTCCTCGGGAGCCGCGTACCCGAGGGCCTCCTCGCCGAGCGATACCAGGTAGGCGATCGCCTTGCGCGGTTGCGACCGGCCGAAGTGGTAGGCCAGGTCTTGCGCTTCGGCCGCGGGATCGGCCTCCAGCAGTTCGCCGGCCGCCAGATGCAGCTCCTGCCTGACCTTGGCGGGAATGGCGTCGTAGATCACTTCTCGCAGGAAGGGCGGATCGAAGCTGAAGCGCTCGGCGCGCTGGGCGATCAGCCCCCGGTCGACCAGGCCCGCCAGCGTTCGCCGCACCTGCTCGGGATCGAGCAAGCTGATCCGGACGAGGGCCTCCTGAGCCCCCTCCTCCAGCACGGAGAGCATCTGCAGGAGATCCCGGGAAGCTTCGTCAAGTTTTTCCAGGCGAGCCAGGATCGCCTCGTCCCAGGCGCGGCCCGGAAGCTGATACGGGGCGATCCAGCCACCCATCCCCTGCCGCAGCAGGCCGCTATCCTCGAGCGAGCGCAGGGATTCGAGGAACGCACCCGGGTTCCCGCCGGCCTTGTGCCAGATCGAGGCGAATGCGTGGTCCGAGAGCGCGCCCTTGCCCAGGAGGACGGCCGCGAGTTCCCGCCCCTCGTCGTCGGAAAGCGCGC
The Candidatus Tanganyikabacteria bacterium genome window above contains:
- the hutU gene encoding urocanate hydratase, translating into MAATHITTGSGVEELLAGQAGVPLRAPRGSALSCKGWLQEAALRMLLNNLDPEVAEHPAELIVYGGSGKAARDWDCLRAIVRELRALQDDETLLIQSGKPVGVFKSHADAPRVLLANSNLVPHWATWEHFRHLEAEGLIMFGQMTAGSWIYIGTQGILQGTYETFRAVAERHFGGTLAGRWVLTAGLGGMGGAQPLAVTMNGGVVLAVEVDQTRIQRRLETGYVMASARDLDEALARVREATARKEPLSIALPGNISEIAPALLERGVIPDAVTDQTSAHDPLRGYIPAGMSLEEARESSAADHGAYLARVGRSAAAHVRAILGMRARGAVAFDYGNNLRQVAKDAGVADAFAYPGFVPAYIRPLFCEGKGPFRWAALSGDPADIRRIDRFILEEFDPDPGLARWIRLAGEQVRFQGLPARICWLGYGDRARLGLAINDLVARGEVSAPVVIGRDHLDCGSVASPNRETEGMRDGSDAVADWVYLNALINACGGASWVSLHHGGGVGIGYSLHAGMVIVADGSAAAAKRLQRVLTTDPGMGVIRHADAGYPEARAFAKEHGVRVPMAEQS
- a CDS encoding response regulator; translated protein: MGKLILVADPSGPLRRNLSAMLVGEGYDCVTASDGVEALATAIMQTPDCILVDPVIPGIDGPLLCQALRANPKTSLVPVIFMSADYSMDLLQTALESGAMDYLQKPLDGKVLLARLLRCTSEQYVMGQALFLIADECPISFPTTVQSHAVTRVYVEKPSWGDELDPFFAPGTFAELHHAAADFSIYRRRVILGRSIPGEPPQLEIHVASGVYRGQKRQLFRKPASLPVRYKLPNSFFRVATVLDIGGYGLRLSGVHESAAVEDEILIEMRSPEAMSGVTAKIAWRTPAEGEGPCEVGVTLPDELDPNWIVTLTMHLFRDQIQPIGEAATATG
- a CDS encoding diguanylate cyclase codes for the protein MPIAADPAAISLVGRDPPLNLLKMAAEAAFKDGAGAAVISGDPGIGKTRLLAGLEEVLGDRVRSARIGCLDRPLAPFKAIRDLLVASADFLGRPPPDVAPDLARLLHDLDVEPAPELEPAFERRRLFQAVLAWVEKAARNRQLVLSIDDFQWADPSSVALFRHLATQLRAPVLLLAATRDEDLRSFWHPRIHRLTIGALSDDEGRELAAVLLGKGALSDHAFASIWHKAGGNPGAFLESLRSLEDSGLLRQGMGGWIAPYQLPGRAWDEAILARLEKLDEASRDLLQMLSVLEEGAQEALVRISLLDPEQVRRTLAGLVDRGLIAQRAERFSFDPPFLREVIYDAIPAKVRQELHLAAGELLEADPAAEAQDLAYHFGRSQPRKAIAYLVSLGEEALGYAAPEEAAGFLGQAIGFMEAINDPEDRGLLTACREAFGTMLSQTDPDRAASMLEAVLKELQEMVETRLVPSRTRTLRRLASYLPAPISDRIRGQLYSPKHLITRNASPEERLLTATRALAVAEGTRGNYERAEELLEVLSQRLAKEPGALPELTVLLARFQVEAGFFPRATKLAQDALDALVRQKARRSLPGKILETEARFLIDLVSALKGETTHVLEDEPDLLAEVAPSLGFTPELPRLLRLARQGRWRAMEEVAFRHGEEWSGRPTARWANHARLWTLFEARVPRVYEEVVLEVASASDPVTTTTLQLIKALEQAEAGEIQPLEDCVLALRKAKSFLLTQALVTLGEMLLPQSGPTMLNRVKGIAIEAHLRATEAKFRNPSEEPATLRLMAEVAMAEKDFKNAISYLRQAVDKSEATGNRVQEAWAWLARVRLFVKMGNYDHAAECLGKAREAFVAVEHRRGLAAVDELEARVEPSSPIRDIVLHRSAMDEAPGLLELAASEDEGLLAQTFAPVRQRQGHAEVAAHLARDVLGAPDLPALLAAAARVLTQAVGGDRGMCLAATGESAAWPAEDAAETLRGGAALAAEAQAAGASRLQPEVGGTDGSTRSALAIPIRSAGTVRGVFYAEAPQGWFEERDAALLEGAGLYVACALDGADMELRIAEIEALLEAIDGLGLVVGRPTGVDRILSGLLRQLTLDLQAAEGWVLQGGTLVLAGSDARGQEHLDASRARDDAIAAAEHRGEPLRMQLSDSDYALVAPIQAGTYDLGVVYLRRGDEPFPEAAEAIAGGVAARIATVLLTGSRLEQQRRRLAEVETALIFQRAGRAASITDGTTGLYTRDYFMDALEREFQVSRRYGHSLSVLVVMMDGLERFRQVAGVESADEVFRQVCTTIKGKSREIDLVARVGSEVVGLILPFTDQDGGLFVAERVRRAVASLAFPSDTGGAITASVGLAEAQLTDATGRVVLDKALGAMRKAHKGGGNRIQRANEEVTPPIFEVRALRASRQETYIGMVESLCAVLEEKDPYPQMPAREIADLAAVLGRALGAAQGDIENIQLAARFCDVGKIGVPEGVILKAEPLGAADWRAMRNHPKLGFQILKSGNLHHVAEIVLFHHERWDGKGYPSGLAGEAIPLSSRIVGVLHAFRSMMSDRPFRKSLGLRKTLEELEAGSGTVWDPRVVAALASFLTRL